Proteins co-encoded in one Melanotaenia boesemani isolate fMelBoe1 chromosome 23, fMelBoe1.pri, whole genome shotgun sequence genomic window:
- the golgb1 gene encoding golgin subfamily B member 1 isoform X1 — protein MFTRLATVLQELSGEEGPDGDQQDMLVPQLPTGEGQASPESEVPEDAMERLAHLEQLVVQLKELIRDKDTQLVQKDAELTGKDGQLKNEREEAEARFTKLKLQAKAKMASLNKQITELKGQGGATQSPDSSFTAAGAAVEEELHDLRSKLGEEEANSRKLKEQLQATQQLLQEKESAHAEQLHVLQAVVCEKDVRFQEQIQRHEEELLKASAPSQNDSQLLQALEAAQQRCDELEEALNSRSQELEMLQQKVSSADQQKQILTAQFRQMEQELTEAVKLREEDRQQWAEQASRVDEELRASLEALEKERMKVARQESELVSLREAELVSQEALEKEKMEVARLEAELSLVKEAELAAIRARDDASERDASEIARLEIELASCREAESVQAGVDVLEREKSDVNELEKEVAILREEREGMLKKDEILAEIWGHLRCFAPETVPEEIPAELSLLLDTVQSAGTQLTRLKDEFCDRNQLCAQLTQTVQTLQEQLDRKAAEQEEATVRIQQLQQQVVEISDSNAARQPSQDSSETQEAHLLALEQQLVEKDNELAALRESLILATKHEAREQDVSEAPADTSASLPDFMEDAQEEETTLVAEDTSVLSISAGNESSPELIGHQSESPEESKGTSSDEMVASSDSEVAHSSWTLLEAVNQDSSQEWPSVLQDFGQSWVATSMEQDAITVEAQSSSVIIRETVQVHVSQQSSSSTDANVSSGQFAQVLAEELQKRYSELLAELQRLKEAAAESQQRIKSLEEETVSLTAAKEEAEAQASNSAKELESAREELDNRSQQNTSVVEKHSVEMQLLEEQLDILNAESQAKEQKVQALQADLEMAQRALSEQEGRALMLSAQLEDRELLNSELESRLRDMENSMLEYTQTSDLNNESMLKKDSEINELQLRLSQKEEEVMELNDSMSAKLLQAEEEKMQIDGEVRKLKEHIAELQKVTDEKQQVTPEDSGAQEDDELAGLRKEKEELEAQLTNMKKKLQVALVQRKELMRKVSDFENQEKKWREKDETEMRAVPEKEEVFKGHEIQEMEAKLMELKEALRSKEEAVETLEQKIVQQDQVLAETLALNRKLSEEAENSQLADSSSETTALQSQVASLETECETLQKKVQEAQESRKETIRKAKEKDRHHREQLKQQKEEYSELMERFEEQSSKQEVLLTKLKELEEKMSSQKEDLTQELPQNVAEKPAANDWVREDWVDFATSETESTHLQSSDPDQRPAETANVLSAQMEESLKALREEIQTVQMANTELEKQLQETHANLSLKEAELQDVGKELEVLREKERQIDALSEEINDLREKYHQAESYAETLKAEMEAAAKSSADSSISALQAEVDNFKQFLDNKNHEISELSQQLSEQSSLIHTMQDTVSQKDQLITSLQEELKAEQEKTQRLETELPLKQEEHGEAKIQQLQRKLQAALISRKDALKENKTQKEQLASTEKTIAELQQKIDSAEDELEKLKTEKARLIDEVDQRLLENQSLGSSCESLKLVMEGVLNEKDACKREMDLAKEEAARMSREWEEKVQGMKDEYETLLKSYENVSDEAERVRKVLEAARQERQELAAKVRSHEAARQEAERQAEEAQREVDLVKEKTRKFAKTKQQKILELEEENEKLREMQEKPVIKREDKTLRAEVEQLQEELEVMKSELEATAAERDSLGQQIEELKEQLAQMREGSHEISVDAFSSAVVVEEVVSVQQSHTIMTSAPDESQHNEKFLTQEETHEQIVAVSGPETRLQPAEETEKAEMAESGQTLAENKVKEMEVAVSEARERWQEHEAELRTEIASLERNLQESKEKESVVAFLEKCLQESKERENNLIEEASKRETQFKELLRNLEAEKDNLEERLMNQLAQLNGSIASYQQEAADNREHLTELQREVERLERERAELEAEARSERGRAAKLEEDMRQAQRERAEAEAESGKQRELEQQLRSAQRVKEGSQSRARQLEELLREKQLEVRQLQKDSIQYQERISELGREAKTLQLSYDELHSKLEQSQLQGSKTLEDLRRTESEMASCKSQLAEAQKQASEAIAAKTVTEQSLQQREATLKAEAEETLDSVRFRLGAELKEMELRLEEAYTEREKEEEATQEAREVAEGAERRAQEMQARLDESLARLAAFSRCMSSLQDDRDRVLDETRQWETRFNSALQGKEAEVREAETRAKQLADQLQKETALREELQLSVNRFEKADKDWQLRLEEEEKKVTEHQAALKEERMKLEQTTAELLSAQNEVHAMKTELESLYQRTRALEEAVGRLQGEVDQTKTELRDREAEERRLCLNVEQLETDLRSSKALTESLQTELHEKERREVEMLGEKEQAVAQAAEEARKEADSRAQEAEEELEQRRGEVRDLEEKLRKAEEESNNRKARLDSFTKAMGSLQDDRDRVLSMYKQLEEKHLQVMMEKDALIQEAAGENNSLKEELRSLLVQRDDLYAEKAKLSAQLHGYRDELNQVLSMKDSQHKQLLAAQRERIASLEREREELESHLKSLDRAREAEVEAVAQRVENETLSQAVNSRPTPQEKDAPGAEVEKLREQLQAAKAQVEALEESLLSEQEEHNSKSKELAELRWEGGVMRTESESAQERVAELARDLLVVEQRLLEEAEKTKQLRAENQSFSKAMASLQDSRDQAVHKAQELSQKLEEMSKAGGQAAHSSPGGSTGEVWSLKNALQALQNDRERLLEQLKTQSADLKKQRSELARLGAGELIKVSQELFEEKKKNEDILVALTQLEDVVEMSKQEIETLRLERIDWMAQAEQLKQQTLTTLSERDQQLRQLTAMLEDARAQKPKLQQEHYQREGTEEVDSAPGAPQERSSLDSHAYTAEVKELQRRLEEEIQQRMTVEEQMMAMQDRFKRHSQAAWHPAPEGDHSETAVFIEPPEGAVTRTRRGGPGLTRMLRVAFCSRQRTPALLGLYLLTVHVLLLLCLGGYL, from the exons GCCCTGGAGGCAGCTCAGCAGCGGTGTGACGAGCTTGAAGAAGCATTAAACTCTCGCTCGCAAGAGCTGGaaatgctgcagcagaaagtgAGCAGCGCTGATCAGCAAAAACAG ATTCTGACCGCTCAGTTCAGACAGATGGAGCAGGAGCTGACCGAGGCCGTCAAGCTGAGGGAGGAGGACCGGCAGCAGTGGGCTGAGCAGGCGAGCCGGGTAGATGAAGAGCTGAGAGCCAGCCTGGAAGCCCTGGAAAAGGAGAGAATGAAGGTAGCAAGGCAGGAGAGTGAGCTGGTTTCTCTGAGAGAGGCAGAGCTTGTTAGTCAGGAGGCTTTGGAGAAGGAGAAGATGGAAGTGGCCAGATTGGAGGCAGAGCTGTCTCTGGTGAAGGAGGCTGAGCTCGCTGCCATCCGAGCACGTGATGATGCTTCAGAGAGAGATGCATCGGAAATAGCTCGGCTTGAGATCGAGCTTGCGTCGTGTAGAGAAGCAGAGTCTGTCCAGGCCGGGGTGGACGTCTTAGAAAGAGAAAAGTCAGATGTTAATGAACTGGAGAAAGAAGTGGCAATCCTCAGGGAAGAGCGAGAAGGCATGCTCAAGAAGGATGAGATTCTAGCTGAAATTTGGGGACATCTACGTTGTTTTGCTCCCGAAACTGTTCCAGAAGAAATCCCAGCTGAACTGTCCCTGCTCCTGGACACGGTGCAGTCCGCTGGGACACAGCTGACGAGGCTGAAAGACGAATTCTGCGACCGAAACCAACTGTGTGCTCAGCTCACCCAAACCGTGCAAACCCTTCAAG AACAACTTGacagaaaagctgctgaacaggaGGAGGCCACAGTCAGGatccagcagctgcagcagcaggtcGTTGAG aTATCAGACAGTAATGCTGCACGTCAACCATCACAGGATTCGTCTGAAACTCAAGAAG CTCATCTCCTGGCATTAGAGCAGCAGCTAGTGGAGAAAGACAACGAGCTGGCTGCCTTGCGAGAATCCCTCATACTGGCTACAAAGCATGAGGCCCGAGAACAAGATGTCAGTGAAGCTCCTGCTGATACTTCTGCATCCCTCCCCGATTTCATGGAAGATGCACAAGAAGAAGAGACCACCTTAGTTGCTGAGGACACCTCTGTCCTTTCCATTTCCGCTGGTAATGAGAGTAGTCCAGAACTAATTGGCCACCAGTCTGAGTCCCCAGAAGAATCTAAAGGGACATCTTCAGATGAGATGGTTGCAAGTAGTGATTCAGAGGTGGCTCACAGTAGCTGGACCCTCCTGGAAGCTGTGAATCAAGACAGCAGTCAGGAGTGGCCCTCTGTTCTACAGGACTTCGGTCAGTCGTGGGTGGCAACAAGCATGGAGCAGGACGCCATTACAGTCGAAGCTCAGTCCTCGTCGGTCATCATCAGAGAGACGGTTCAGGTTCATGTGAGTCAGCAGAGTTCCTCCTCCACAGATGCCAACGTGTCCTCGGGCCAGTTTGCACAAGTTTTAGCTGAAGAGCTGCAGAAGAGATACAGTGAGCTTCTGGCTGAGCTGCAGAGGCTTAAAGAGGCAGCTGCAGAGTCACAGCAGAGAATTAAGAGTCTTGAAGAGGAAACTGTGTCCCTCACTGCCGCCAAAGAAGAGGCCGAAGCTCAAGCTAGTAATTCTGCAAAGGAGCTTGAGTCAGCCAGAGAGGAGCTGGACAACAGGTCTCAACAAAACACCTCAGTGGTGGAGAAGCACAGCGTTGAAATGCAGCTTCTAGAAGAACAGCTTGATATTTTAAATGCTGAAAGTCAAGCCAAGGAGCAGAAGGTCCAGGCTCTGCAGGCAGATCTGGAAATGGCCCAGCGAGCCCTGTCTGAGCAGGAGGGTCGGGCCCTGATGCTGAGTGCTCAGCTGGAGGACAGAGAGCTCCTCAACTCCGAGCTAGAGAGCAGGCTTCGAGATATGGAAAACAGCATGCTGGAATACACCCAGACCTCAGATTTAAACAATGAGTCTATGTTAAAGAAAGACTCAGAGATCAATGAGTTACAGCTTCGTCTCAgtcagaaagaggaggaggtgatggagcTGAATGACAGTATGTCTGCCAAACTCCTCCAggcagaagaagagaagatgcAGATTGACGGTGAAGTGAGGAAACTGAAGGAGCATATAGCTGAACTTCAGAAAGTCACAGATGAGAAACAGCAAGTGACGCCTGAAGACTCAGGAGCTCAGGAAGATGATGAGCTGGCTGGTTTACGAAAGGAGAAAGAAGAGCTGGAAGCCCAGCTGACAAACATGAAGAAGAAGTTACAGGTGGCACTTGTTCAGCGCAAAGAGCTCATGAGGAAGGTTTCTGATTTTGAGAATCAAGAGAAGAAATGGAGAGAGAAAGATGAAACGGAAATGAGAGCAGTTCCTGAGAAGGAAGAAGTATTTAAAGGACATGAGATTCAAGAAATGGAGGCCAAACTCATGGAGCTGAAGGAAGCTTTAAGATCCAAAGAAGAGGCAGTCGAGACTCTTGAACAGAAAATTGTTCAGCAGGATCAAGTTCTGGCTGAGACGCTTGCTCTGAATAGAAAGCTAAGCGAAGAAGCTGAAAACTCCCAGCTGGCAGATTCTTCCTCAGAAACAACAGCGTTGCAATCTCAGGTGGCCTCTCTTGAAACGGAGTGTGAAACGCTTCAAAAGAAAGTTCAAGAGGCTCAAGAGTCTCGCAAAGAAACCATCCGCAAAgccaaagaaaaagacagacacCACCGAGAACAGCTGAAGCAGCAGAAAGAGGAGTACAGCGAGCTGATGGAGCGTtttgaggagcagagcagcaaacaagAAGTTCTTCTCACTAAACTGAAGGAGCTAGAAGAAAAAATGAGCTCCCAAAAAGAAGATCTAACTCAAGAATTGCCTCAAAATGTAGCTGAAAAGCCTGCTGCAAATGACTGGGTCCGGGAGGACTGGGTGGATTTTGCTACATCTGAGACTGAGTCAACACATCTGCAATCCAGTGATCCAGATCAGCGTCCTGCAGAGACAGCTAATGTCCTCAGTGCACAAATGGAAGAGTCTCTGAAGGCCCTCCGAGAGGAGATCCAGACCGTACAGATGGCAAACACGGAgctggagaagcagctgcaggaaaCGCATGCCAATCTGTCGCTGAAGGAGGCTGAATTACAGGACGTAGGCAAAGAGCTGGAAGTACTGAGAGAAAAGGAACGACAGATTGATGCACTTTCTGAGGAAATTAATGATCTCAGAGAAAAGTATCACCAAGCTGAATCTTATGCAGAAACACTAAAAGCAGAGATGGAAGCTGCAGCCAAATCATCTGCAGATTCctccatttcagctcttcagGCTGAAGTGGACAACTTCAAGCAGTTTCTAGACAATAAAAATCATGAGATATCGGAGCTGAGCCAACAGCTTAGCGAACAGAGCTCGCTCATACATACAATGCAGGACACGGTGTCTCAGAAGGATCAACTTATCACGTCTTTACAGGAAGAACTGAAGGCTGagcaagaaaaaacacagaggTTGGAGACTGAGCTTCCACTGAAACAAGAGGAACATGGGGAAGCAAAGATCCAGCAGCTCCAGCGGAAGCttcaggctgctctgatctctCGTAAAGACgctctcaaagaaaacaaaacccagAAGGAGCAGCTAGCTTCTACTGAGAAGACCATAGCcgagctgcagcagaaaatagACTCAGCAGAAGACGAGCTGGAGAagctaaaaactgaaaaagctagACTGATTGATGAGGTTGATCAGAGGTTACTGGAGAACCAAAGTCTGGGTTCCTCCTGCGAGAGCCTCAAGCTGGTGATGGAAGGCGTACTCAATGAGAAGGATGCCTGTAAGAGAGAAATGGATCTGGCAAAGGAAGAGGCTGCAAGGATGAGCAGAGAGTGGGAGGAAAAGGTTCAAGGGATGAAGGATGAGTATGAAACTCTGCTCAAGTCTTATGAGAATGTGAGCGATGAGGCAGAGCGAGTGAGAAAAGTGCTGGAAGCGGCCAGACAGGAGAGGCAAGAGCTGGCGGCCAAGGTGAGGAGTCATGAGGCTGCAAGACAAGAAGCCGAAAGACAAGCAGAGGAAGCACAGAGAGAGGTGGATTTAGTGAAAGAAAAGACCAGAAAATTtgccaaaacaaaacagcagaagatATTAGAGTTAGAGGAAGAGAATGAGAAACTTAGAGAGATGCAGGAAAAGCCTGTAATCAAACGAGAGGACAAGACTCTCAGAGCTGAAGTTGAGCAGCTTCAGGAAGAGCTGGAAGTTATGAAGTCTGAGCTGGAAGCTACAGCGGCAGAAAGAGACTCTCTGGGGCAGCAGATTGAAGAGCTGAAAGAGCAGCTAGCACAAATGAGAGAAGGAAGCCATGAAATTTCAGTAGATGCTTTCAGCTCTGCGGTTGTTGTAGAGGAGGTTGTCTCTGTCCAGCAATCACACACAATCATGACATCAGCGCCTGATGAAAGTCAGCATAACGAAAAATTCTTAACCCAAGAGGAGACTCATGAGCAAATAGTCGCAGTTTCTGGACCAGAAACACGTTTACAACCTGCAGAAGAAACGGAGAAAGCAGAAATGGCCGAAAGTGGTCAAACGTTAGCAGAAAATAAAGTGAAGGAGATGGAGGTTGCTGTTAGTGAAGCGAGGGAGCGATGGCAGGAGCACGAGGCTGAACTTAGAACAGAGATTGCCTCTCTTGAACGTAATCTTCAGGAGAGTAAAGAGAAGGAGAGCGTTGTTGCCTTTTTAGAAAAGTGCCTTCAAGAGTccaaagagagagaaaacaacctcATCGAAGAGGCTTCAAAGAGGGAAACTCAGTTCAAAGAGCTCCTCAGAAATCTCGAAGCTGAAAAAGATAACCTAGAGGAGCGTCTGATGAACCAGTTAGCTCAGCTCAACGGGAGCATCGCCAGCTACCAGCAGGAAGCGGCGGACAACCGGGAGCACCTCACTGAACTGCAGCGGGAAGTTGAGCGGTTGGAGAGGGAGCGAGCCGAGCTGGAAGCCGAGGCTCGGAGTGAAAGAGGCCGAGCCGCCAAGCTGGAAGAAGACATGAGGCAAGCTCAACGGGAAAGAGCTGAAGCTGAAGCCGAGTCTGGGAAGCAACGGGAGCTGGAGCAACAGCTGAGGTCTGCACAGAGGGTCAAAGAGGGCAGCCAGAGCAGAGCACGTcagctggaggagctgctgaGGGAGAAGCAGCTGGAGGTGCGCCAGCTGCAGAAGGACTCCATCCAGTACCAGGAGAGGATCAGTGAACTGGGTAGGGAAGCTAAGACGCTGCAGCTAAGCTATGATGAGCTCCATAGCAAACTGGAGCAATCCCAGTTGCAGGGCTCTAAAACTCTGGAAGACTTGAGAAGGACTGAATCTGAGATGGCTAGCTGCAAATCCCAGTTAGCCGAGGCCCAGAAACAGGCAAGTGAGGCCATAGCTGCAAAAACCGTTACTGAACAAAGCCTCCAACAGAGAGAGGCCACATTAAAAGCTGAAGCGGAAGAAACTTTAGACTCAGTGAGATTCAGGCTGGGAGCTgaactgaaggagatggagctGAGGCTGGAGGAGGCGTACACAGAaagggaaaaggaggaggaagctACTCAGGAGGCCAGAGAGGTGGCAGAAGGTGCAGAGAGACGAGCCCAGGAGATGCAAGCTCGTCTGGATGAGTCTCTGGCCAGGTTGGCTGCCTTCTCGCGCTGCATGTCCTCCCTGCAGGATGACAGGGACAGAGTTTTGGATGAAACCCGGCAGTGGGAGACTCGTTTTAACAGCGCTCTGCAGGGTAAGGAGGCGGAAGTTCGTGAAGCTGAAACACGGGCCAAACAGCTGGCAGATCAGCTTCAGAAAGAGACTGCACTCAGAGAGGAACTTCAGCTTTCAGTCAACAG atttgagAAAGCAGACAAAGATTGGCAGCTGAGAttagaagaggaggaaaagaaagtcACAGAGCACCAAGCTGCCTTAAAGGAGGAGAGGATGAAGCTTGAGCAAACTACAGCCGAGTTACTGTCTGCACAAAATGAAGTCCACGCCATGAAAACCGAGTTGGAGAGTCTGTATCAGAGAACTCGAGCTCTGGAGGAGGCTGTAGGTAGACTTCAGGGTGAAGTCGACCAGACCAAGACTGAGCTGAGGGATAGGGAGGCAGAAGAGAGGCGGCTGTGTTTGAACGTGGAGCAGCTGGAGACAGACCTGCGATCATCCAAGGCCTTGACGGAGAGTTTGCAGACTGAGCTACAtgagaaggaaaggagggaggTGGAGATGCTAGGGGAGAAGGAGCAGGCTGTTGCTCAG GCTGCAGAGGAGGCCAGAAAGGAGGCTGACAGTAGGGCACAGGAAGctgaggaggagctggagcagaggagaggagaagtACGGGATCTGGAAGAAAAACTGCGGAAAGCAGAGGAAGAGAGCAACAACAGAAAAGCCAGGCTGGACTCTTTTACAAAGGCCATGGGTTCGTTGCAGGATGACCGAGACAGAGTCCTCAGCATGTAcaagcagctggaggagaaacACCTGCAG GTAATGATGGAGAAGGATGCTTTGATCCAAGAGGCTGCTGGGGAAAACAACAGTCTTAAGGAAGAGCTGCGGTCTCTGCTAGTCCAGAGAGACGATCTTTATGCTGAGAAGGCCAAGCTATCTGCTCAGCTTCATGGCTACCGTGACGAACTTAACCAAGTTTTAAGCATGAAGGATTCGCAGCACAAACAACTTCTTGCAGCTCAGAGAGAACGGATTGCGTCTCTAGAAAGGGAACGTGAGGAGCTGGAAAGTCATTTAAAGAGCCTGGACAGAGCCAGGGAGGCAGAGGTAGAAGCTGTGGCACAAAGAGTGGAGAACGAGACTCTTAGTCAGGCTGTGAACAGTAGGCCAACCCCACAGGAGAAGGATGCTCCTGGAGCAGAAGTTGAGAAACTGAGGGAGCAGCTGCAGGCGGCAAAAGCCCAAGTTGAGGCTTTGGAGGAGAGTCTGCTCAGTGAGCAAGAAGAGCACAATAGCAAGAGCAAAGAGCTAGCCGAGCTACGATGGGAGGGAGGTGTGATGCGCACGGAGTCAGAAAGCGCTCAGGAGAGGGTTGCAGAACTGGCCCGGGACCTGCTGGTTGTTGAGCAGAGACTGCTGGAGGAGGCGGAGAAGACAAAGCAGCTGAGAGCAGAAAACCAGTCATTTTCTAAAGCCATGGCCTCCCTCCAGGACAGCAGGGATCAGGCAGTGCACAAGGCGCAGGAGCTGAGTCAGAAGCTGGAAGAGATGAGCAAGGCAGGTGGCCAAGCAGCACATAGCAGCCCTGGAGGGTCCACTGGGGAGGTTTGGAGCCTGAAGAATGCACTACAAGCCCTGCAAAACGACAGGGAGAGACTG CTGGAGCAGCTAAAAACGCAGAGCGCTGATCTGAAGAAGCAGAGGTCAGAGCTGGCTCGGCTGGGAGCAGGAGAGCTGATTAAAGTCAGCCAGGAGCTGtttgaggaaaagaagaagaacgaAGACATACTGGTGGCTCTAACTCAGctggaggatgtggtggaaatGAGCAAGCAGGAAATAGAGACTCTTAG GTTGGAGCGGATTGATTGGATGGCTcaagcagagcagctgaagcaGCAGACTCTCACCACGCTCTCAGAGAGAGACCAACAACTGCGGCAACTCACCGCCATGCTGGAAGATGCTCGAGCCCAGAAACCCAAACTCCAGCAGGAACACTATCAAAGAGAG GGCACTGAGGAGGTTGACAGTGCTCCTGGAGCTCCACAGGAACGAAGCAGCCTCGACAGCCATGCGTACACAGCTGAGGTCAAAGAGTTACAGCGAAG ACTTGAAGAAGAGATTCAGCAGAGGATGACTGTGGAGGAGCAGATGATGGCCATGCAGGATCGATTCAAACG TCACAGTCAGGCTGCATGGCACCCTGCACCGGAGGGGGATCACTCAGAGACTGCCGTTTTCATCGAGCCCCCAGAAGGAGCTGTCACTCGA ACTCGGAGAGGCGGTCCGGGTTTGACACGGATGCTTCGTGTGGCCTTCTGCTCTCGTCAACGCACCCCTGCACTGCTCGGCCTCTATCTGCTCACCGTGCACGTCCTGCTGCTCCTGTGTCTGGGTGGATACCTCTAA